One stretch of Acholeplasma laidlawii PG-8A DNA includes these proteins:
- a CDS encoding DegV family protein: protein MKKIAVAVLSTSGMDYLKEKDQTEIIRLTVFFDGKEYVDHTEIKSDEFYTMMVDKPNADIHTSQVSTGKFQEVYEKIRDKGYSDLIVVSISSKLSGTYQGALLARDLVEGLNVEVIDSKSVSFGEFVLARKALELIKQGKNVTEIVSSLNDLRSKVKIYVLVDTLKYLVKNGRLSAAAGLIGTLLKIKPLLKIMEDGSLKPFEKIRTTTKAQKRVLEIILEETKDKDVEYYIAYTTNLSKAEELKEELVAAKPNATVTIIPLTPVVGAHAGPGTIGLGYFEI from the coding sequence ATGAAAAAAATAGCAGTCGCAGTATTATCTACATCTGGAATGGATTATCTAAAAGAAAAAGATCAAACAGAAATTATAAGACTTACCGTATTCTTTGATGGAAAAGAATATGTAGACCATACAGAAATTAAATCTGATGAGTTCTATACAATGATGGTGGATAAACCAAACGCAGATATTCATACATCACAAGTATCAACCGGTAAATTCCAAGAAGTATATGAAAAAATTAGAGACAAGGGTTATTCAGACCTGATTGTTGTATCTATTTCATCGAAGTTAAGTGGTACTTATCAAGGTGCTTTACTTGCTCGTGATTTGGTAGAAGGTCTAAATGTTGAAGTGATTGACTCAAAAAGTGTTTCATTTGGAGAGTTTGTATTAGCTAGAAAAGCACTTGAACTGATTAAACAAGGTAAGAATGTAACTGAAATTGTATCTAGTTTAAATGATTTAAGATCAAAAGTTAAGATTTATGTTTTAGTAGATACACTTAAGTATCTAGTAAAAAATGGAAGATTATCTGCAGCAGCAGGTTTAATTGGAACATTACTAAAGATCAAACCACTTCTAAAAATTATGGAAGACGGTTCACTTAAACCTTTTGAAAAAATTAGAACAACTACTAAAGCTCAAAAAAGAGTATTAGAAATCATCTTAGAAGAAACTAAAGACAAAGATGTTGAGTATTATATAGCTTATACAACTAATTTAAGTAAAGCCGAAGAATTAAAAGAAGAATTAGTTGCTGCAAAACCAAATGCAACAGTGACAATCATTCCACTTACACCAGTTGTAGGTGCACATGCTGGACCTGGTACTATTGGTCTGGGCTATTTTGAAATTTAA
- a CDS encoding MarR family winged helix-turn-helix transcriptional regulator, whose translation MPSAKEIINTLLVDVFNHILRIEEEKLKENNVKLSMTEVHVLEAIRNTEIPTMGEVAKRLRVTLGTLTTSINILVRKKMVYRYSDDKDRRKVYLKLTDDALKVLTIHDNFHEDMITSLFHDTDIENDEVLLKSLENITTYFKSKY comes from the coding sequence ATGCCATCTGCAAAGGAAATTATTAATACATTACTTGTTGACGTATTCAACCACATCTTAAGAATTGAAGAAGAAAAACTTAAAGAAAATAATGTTAAGTTATCAATGACTGAAGTACACGTACTTGAAGCAATTAGAAATACCGAGATTCCGACCATGGGTGAGGTTGCTAAAAGATTGCGTGTCACATTAGGTACTTTAACAACTTCCATTAATATTTTAGTTAGAAAAAAGATGGTATACAGATATTCCGATGATAAAGACAGACGTAAAGTATACTTAAAATTAACAGATGATGCACTTAAAGTTCTAACAATTCATGATAACTTTCATGAGGATATGATTACCTCATTATTTCATGACACAGACATAGAAAATGATGAAGTATTATTGAAATCATTGGAAAATATTACAACTTATTTCAAGTCAAAATATTAA
- the rpsJ gene encoding 30S ribosomal protein S10, translated as MAKDIIKISLKAYDHRLIDQAAKKIIESVEKTGVVVQGPIPLPTKKEIFTVLRSPHVNKDSREQFERRTHKRLIQILDPNSKTIDALMRIDLPSGIDIVLKK; from the coding sequence ATGGCAAAAGATATTATTAAAATCAGTTTAAAAGCATACGATCACAGATTAATTGATCAGGCTGCTAAGAAGATTATTGAAAGCGTTGAAAAGACAGGGGTAGTAGTCCAAGGTCCAATTCCGCTTCCAACTAAAAAAGAAATCTTTACTGTGTTAAGAAGTCCACACGTCAACAAAGACAGTCGTGAACAATTCGAAAGAAGAACACATAAGAGATTAATTCAAATCTTAGATCCAAATTCAAAAACAATCGATGCTTTAATGAGAATTGATTTACCATCAGGAATTGACATCGTTCTGAAAAAATAA
- the rplC gene encoding 50S ribosomal protein L3, translating to MAKGILGRKIGMTQIFDENGVLIPVTVIDVEGNVVLQQKTVEVDGYQATQVGFESKREKLSNKPELGHVKKANTAPKRFVKEIRFDALNNELLALEVGTEIKADLFTAGEDVDVTGTSKGKGFQGNIKRHNQSRGPMTHGSRYHRGVGSLGAIKGNMKGKNLPGQMGNEQVTVQNLKIVAVDTENDLLLVSGSVPGPRKGYVVVRSAIKKGN from the coding sequence ATGGCCAAAGGAATCTTAGGTAGAAAAATTGGAATGACACAAATTTTCGATGAAAATGGTGTATTAATTCCTGTCACTGTAATTGATGTTGAAGGCAACGTTGTACTACAACAAAAAACTGTTGAAGTAGATGGTTACCAAGCAACTCAAGTTGGATTTGAATCCAAACGTGAAAAATTAAGTAACAAGCCTGAATTAGGGCACGTGAAAAAAGCAAATACTGCACCTAAGCGCTTCGTTAAAGAAATTCGATTTGATGCGCTTAATAATGAACTGTTAGCTTTAGAAGTAGGAACGGAAATTAAAGCTGACTTATTCACAGCAGGAGAAGATGTAGACGTAACAGGTACATCAAAAGGTAAAGGCTTCCAAGGTAACATTAAACGCCACAACCAATCAAGAGGACCTATGACTCACGGTTCTAGATATCATAGAGGCGTTGGTTCATTAGGAGCTATTAAAGGAAACATGAAGGGTAAAAACTTACCTGGACAAATGGGTAATGAACAAGTAACTGTTCAAAACTTAAAAATTGTTGCGGTTGATACAGAAAATGATTTACTACTAGTATCTGGTTCAGTACCAGGACCTAGAAAAGGGTATGTCGTTGTAAGAAGCGCAATTAAGAAAGGTAACTAA
- the rplD gene encoding 50S ribosomal protein L4: MPTLNLFNQAGEKISEVALNDAIFGITPNQQVLYDVVNAQRAALRQGTAKTKTRAEVRGGGKKPWRQKGTGRARQGSIRSPQWRGGGIVFGPIPRSYAVKVNQKVKQLALKSALSYHVLAENLVLVDNITVAEPKTKLFIEIMNNLKLDDRSIVLVDSVDKNLLLASNNLPGAVVREVSQVSVYELLKFKQVVLTQGAVKYYEEVLV; encoded by the coding sequence ATGCCAACATTAAATTTATTCAATCAAGCTGGTGAAAAGATTTCTGAAGTTGCTTTAAATGACGCAATCTTCGGTATCACACCTAACCAACAAGTGCTATATGATGTTGTCAATGCTCAACGCGCAGCGTTAAGACAAGGTACAGCAAAAACGAAGACTCGTGCTGAAGTCCGCGGTGGTGGTAAAAAACCATGGAGACAAAAAGGTACAGGTCGTGCACGTCAAGGTTCAATCCGCTCACCACAATGGAGAGGCGGCGGGATCGTTTTCGGACCAATCCCAAGAAGTTATGCTGTGAAAGTTAACCAAAAAGTTAAGCAATTAGCTTTAAAGAGTGCACTTTCATATCATGTACTAGCAGAAAATTTAGTTTTAGTAGACAACATTACAGTTGCTGAGCCTAAAACAAAATTATTCATCGAAATTATGAACAACTTAAAACTAGACGATAGATCAATCGTGTTAGTTGACAGTGTTGATAAAAATTTATTACTAGCATCAAACAACCTACCAGGAGCAGTTGTTAGAGAAGTATCTCAAGTATCAGTATATGAGTTACTTAAGTTCAAACAAGTGGTCTTGACACAAGGTGCTGTTAAATACTACGAGGAGGTATTAGTATAA
- the rplW gene encoding 50S ribosomal protein L23: MAKVVEAKYYDLLRAPIITEQSMKLVEDSNRYTFKVPKTANKVEIKKAVEAVFGVEVLKVNTITVLPKRKKVGKYEGLKPGYKKAIVQLKEGQKIAAFAV; encoded by the coding sequence ATGGCTAAAGTAGTAGAAGCTAAATATTATGATTTATTACGCGCGCCGATTATTACTGAGCAATCAATGAAACTCGTCGAAGATAGTAATAGATACACATTCAAAGTACCTAAAACTGCAAACAAAGTTGAAATCAAAAAAGCAGTTGAAGCAGTCTTTGGAGTTGAAGTACTAAAAGTTAACACCATTACTGTTTTACCTAAACGTAAAAAAGTTGGTAAGTATGAAGGTTTAAAGCCAGGATACAAAAAAGCGATTGTCCAGCTTAAAGAAGGACAAAAGATTGCTGCATTCGCAGTTTAA
- the rplB gene encoding 50S ribosomal protein L2, with translation MAVKIYKRTTNGRRNMSVLTFDEITTSTPEKSLLAPITKTGGRNNQGKLTVRHIGGGAKRKYRIIDFKRDKDNVPGKVTSIEYDPNRTANIALITYLDGEKRYIIAPKGLQVGALIVSGSEIDIKVGNALPVMSIPVGTIVHNIELKPGRGGQIARSAGTSAQILGREEKYVLVRLQSGEVRRILGTCKATIGEVGNESHELVRIGKAGRTRHLGVRPTVRGSVMNPNDHPHGGGEGKQPIGRKQQMTPWGKKARGIKTRDKKKASTSMIVRRRNG, from the coding sequence ATGGCAGTTAAAATTTATAAAAGAACGACCAATGGTCGTCGTAATATGAGTGTTCTTACCTTTGATGAAATTACAACATCTACTCCTGAAAAATCACTTCTTGCGCCAATTACTAAAACTGGTGGTCGTAACAACCAGGGTAAATTAACCGTTAGACATATCGGTGGTGGAGCAAAGAGAAAATATCGTATCATTGACTTTAAACGTGATAAAGATAATGTTCCAGGAAAAGTAACATCAATTGAGTATGATCCAAATAGAACAGCGAATATCGCATTAATTACTTATTTAGATGGTGAAAAAAGATATATCATCGCACCTAAAGGCTTACAAGTTGGAGCGTTAATCGTTTCAGGTAGCGAAATCGATATTAAAGTTGGTAATGCATTACCAGTTATGAGTATCCCAGTAGGTACAATTGTACACAACATCGAGTTAAAACCTGGTCGTGGTGGACAAATTGCAAGAAGTGCTGGTACATCCGCACAAATCTTAGGACGTGAAGAAAAATACGTTTTAGTCCGTCTACAATCTGGTGAAGTACGTCGTATCTTAGGTACATGTAAAGCAACAATCGGTGAAGTTGGTAACGAATCACACGAATTAGTTCGTATCGGTAAAGCTGGTAGAACACGTCACCTAGGTGTACGTCCAACAGTACGTGGATCTGTTATGAACCCGAACGATCACCCACACGGTGGTGGTGAAGGTAAACAACCAATCGGTAGAAAACAACAAATGACCCCTTGGGGTAAAAAAGCACGTGGTATTAAAACTCGTGATAAGAAAAAAGCGTCTACAAGCATGATCGTAAGACGTAGAAACGGATAA
- the rpsS gene encoding 30S ribosomal protein S19, with protein MARSLKKGPFADQSLLDKVAKQAKSNDKKVIQTWSRRSTIFPEFIGFTIAVYNGREHVPVYVTEDMVGHKLGEFAPTRTFRGHKKEDKKVKR; from the coding sequence ATGGCACGTTCACTTAAAAAAGGACCTTTCGCTGATCAATCATTATTAGATAAGGTCGCAAAACAAGCTAAATCAAACGATAAAAAAGTAATTCAAACATGGAGTCGTCGTTCAACGATATTCCCAGAATTTATTGGTTTCACGATTGCTGTATACAATGGTCGCGAACACGTACCTGTATACGTTACAGAAGACATGGTTGGACATAAATTAGGAGAATTTGCTCCTACACGTACATTCCGTGGACACAAAAAAGAAGACAAGAAAGTTAAGAGATAG
- the rplV gene encoding 50S ribosomal protein L22 has translation MEAKAIGKTIRIAPRKVRLVVDLIRGKNVKEAQAILMFTPRGASPVIAKVLDSAIANATHNLNLNPENLFVKEVWANESITMKRMLPRAKGSGHLIRKRTSHITVVVAERE, from the coding sequence ATGGAAGCTAAAGCAATTGGAAAAACCATTAGAATCGCTCCTAGGAAAGTACGTCTTGTCGTCGATTTAATTCGTGGTAAGAATGTTAAGGAAGCACAAGCTATTCTAATGTTTACACCTCGTGGTGCATCACCAGTTATTGCTAAAGTCTTAGACTCAGCAATCGCGAATGCAACACACAACTTAAATTTAAACCCAGAAAACTTATTTGTTAAAGAAGTATGGGCTAACGAATCAATTACTATGAAAAGAATGTTACCACGCGCTAAAGGTAGTGGGCATTTAATCAGAAAACGTACATCACACATTACAGTGGTTGTCGCAGAAAGGGAGTAA
- the rpsC gene encoding 30S ribosomal protein S3: MGQKTNPNGLRLGIIRTWESKWYADQKDVPALIKEDALIREFLNENFSKAGVSQIEIERVKAKSKERVTIKLYVSKPGIALGKEASVKNKAVSTLEYLTKKEVILNIIEVRRPEKVAVLVAQSIAEQLENRASFRRAQKMAIQRALKSGAKGIRTLVSGRLGGAEMARSEGYSEGRVPLHTLRADVDYATAEAKTTYGILGIKVWIYHGEVLPGQSILDTRKPFEAGNQKRGQKRRPRNDQPGQRPQQRNRNSKED; encoded by the coding sequence ATGGGACAAAAAACAAATCCAAACGGACTTAGATTAGGTATCATCCGTACTTGGGAATCAAAATGGTATGCTGATCAAAAAGATGTACCAGCACTTATTAAAGAAGATGCTTTAATTAGAGAATTCCTAAACGAGAACTTTAGTAAAGCGGGTGTATCTCAAATTGAGATTGAACGCGTTAAAGCTAAGTCTAAAGAAAGAGTTACAATTAAACTTTATGTTTCAAAACCTGGTATTGCATTAGGTAAAGAAGCATCAGTTAAAAATAAAGCAGTTTCTACTTTAGAATACTTAACTAAAAAAGAAGTTATCTTAAATATTATTGAAGTAAGACGCCCTGAAAAAGTAGCAGTTTTAGTTGCTCAAAGCATTGCAGAACAATTAGAAAACCGTGCTTCATTCAGACGTGCTCAAAAAATGGCTATTCAACGTGCCCTTAAATCAGGCGCTAAAGGTATTAGAACTTTAGTATCTGGTCGTTTAGGTGGAGCAGAAATGGCTAGAAGCGAAGGTTATTCAGAAGGACGTGTGCCTCTACATACATTAAGAGCAGACGTAGATTATGCTACAGCAGAAGCAAAAACTACTTATGGTATCTTAGGTATTAAAGTATGGATTTATCATGGTGAAGTATTACCAGGACAATCTATTTTAGACACAAGAAAACCTTTTGAAGCTGGTAATCAAAAACGTGGTCAAAAACGTCGTCCACGTAATGACCAACCAGGTCAAAGACCTCAACAAAGAAATAGAAATAGCAAGGAGGACTAA
- the rplP gene encoding 50S ribosomal protein L16 yields MLMPKRTKYRRPHRVSYEGKAKGRNEIINGDFALVAKEGAWITNRQIEAARIAMTREMKRLGKVWINIFPHLAKTKKPMEVRMGSGKGAPDSWVAVVKEGKIMFEINGVSEATAREALRKAGHKLPIKVKIVKRGEEA; encoded by the coding sequence ATGTTAATGCCAAAAAGAACAAAATACCGTCGTCCTCATCGTGTTTCCTATGAAGGAAAAGCGAAAGGTAGAAACGAAATTATAAATGGTGATTTTGCATTAGTGGCTAAAGAAGGTGCTTGGATAACAAACCGTCAAATCGAAGCGGCTCGTATCGCGATGACTCGTGAAATGAAACGTTTAGGTAAAGTATGGATTAATATCTTCCCACACTTAGCTAAAACTAAAAAACCAATGGAAGTACGTATGGGTTCCGGTAAAGGGGCACCAGATTCATGGGTTGCAGTAGTAAAAGAAGGTAAAATCATGTTTGAAATTAACGGTGTAAGTGAAGCGACTGCTAGAGAAGCTCTTCGTAAAGCAGGTCACAAATTACCTATTAAAGTTAAAATTGTCAAGAGAGGTGAAGAAGCGTGA
- the rpmC gene encoding 50S ribosomal protein L29 — protein MKAADIRNLDSNQIHNKIAELKAELFNLRFQHAVGQLENTARLRTVKKTIAQMKTIISERGE, from the coding sequence GTGAAAGCAGCTGATATCAGAAATTTAGATTCAAATCAAATTCATAACAAAATTGCTGAATTAAAAGCTGAATTATTCAATTTACGCTTTCAGCACGCTGTTGGTCAATTAGAAAACACAGCAAGATTAAGAACTGTTAAAAAGACTATCGCTCAAATGAAAACAATCATTTCTGAGCGTGGCGAGTAA
- the rpsQ gene encoding 30S ribosomal protein S17: MEQVKNKKLYTGKVVSDKMDKTITVQVETHRVHRIYGKAVKVSKKFHAHDENNVAKMGDTVTIAEHRPLSKTKKFILVSVDKTAEIV, encoded by the coding sequence ATGGAACAAGTTAAAAATAAAAAACTTTATACTGGAAAAGTTGTATCTGACAAAATGGATAAAACCATTACTGTACAAGTGGAAACTCACAGAGTGCACCGTATCTACGGTAAAGCTGTGAAAGTTTCAAAAAAATTCCATGCACATGATGAAAATAATGTTGCAAAAATGGGCGATACTGTAACAATAGCTGAACATAGACCATTATCTAAAACAAAGAAATTTATTTTAGTAAGCGTCGATAAAACAGCAGAAATTGTTTAA
- the rplN gene encoding 50S ribosomal protein L14: MLQQESRLLVADNSGAREVLVIRVLGGTRRRYANIGDIVTVTVKKASPTGTVKKGDVVKAVVVRTKHGIRRADGSTIKFDDNAAVIIKDDMNPRGTRIFGPVARELREKNFMKIVSLAPEVL, from the coding sequence ATGTTACAACAAGAATCAAGATTATTAGTTGCTGACAATTCCGGAGCACGTGAAGTTCTAGTTATTAGAGTTTTAGGTGGTACCCGCCGTCGTTATGCAAACATTGGCGATATCGTTACTGTCACAGTTAAAAAAGCTAGCCCAACTGGCACTGTTAAAAAAGGTGATGTTGTTAAAGCAGTTGTTGTTAGAACAAAACATGGCATTAGAAGAGCTGATGGTTCAACTATCAAGTTCGATGATAATGCAGCAGTTATTATTAAAGATGATATGAACCCAAGGGGTACACGTATCTTCGGACCGGTAGCAAGAGAACTTAGAGAGAAGAACTTCATGAAGATCGTCTCACTTGCACCAGAAGTATTGTAA
- the rplE gene encoding 50S ribosomal protein L5, producing the protein MSAAFKELYNTKIVPKLVSDFNYDSVMQVPKLEKIVVNMGVGEAVSNSKLLDQAVEELTLLTGQKPVITKAKKSISNFKLREGQSIGAKVTLRGDRMYYFLEKLVSVALPRVRDFRGVSANAFDGRGNYTLGVKEQIIFPEINIDKVNKVRGMDIIIVTTAQTDAEAKSLLTEFGFPFKK; encoded by the coding sequence ATGAGCGCAGCATTTAAAGAATTATACAACACAAAAATTGTTCCTAAACTAGTTTCTGACTTTAATTACGATTCAGTAATGCAAGTACCGAAATTAGAAAAAATTGTTGTTAACATGGGTGTTGGTGAGGCAGTATCTAATTCTAAATTACTTGATCAAGCAGTTGAAGAGTTAACATTACTAACTGGTCAAAAACCTGTTATTACTAAAGCAAAGAAATCAATTTCTAACTTTAAATTACGTGAAGGTCAATCCATTGGTGCTAAAGTAACTTTAAGAGGCGATAGAATGTATTACTTCTTAGAAAAGTTAGTATCAGTTGCATTACCACGTGTTAGAGACTTCCGTGGGGTATCCGCAAACGCATTTGACGGTCGTGGAAACTACACATTAGGTGTAAAAGAACAAATCATTTTCCCTGAAATAAACATTGATAAAGTAAATAAAGTTCGTGGGATGGACATTATTATTGTAACAACGGCACAAACCGATGCAGAAGCTAAAAGCTTATTAACTGAATTTGGTTTCCCGTTCAAGAAGTGA
- the rpsN gene encoding 30S ribosomal protein S14, translating into MAKKSKIAKDKKQREIVAIYAEKRRALKEAGDYQGLSSLPKDASPVRLRNRDSLDGRPRAYMRKFGVSRITFRELAHKGEIPGVKKASW; encoded by the coding sequence ATGGCAAAGAAATCAAAAATCGCTAAAGATAAAAAACAGCGCGAAATCGTAGCAATCTACGCTGAAAAACGTAGAGCTTTGAAAGAAGCTGGAGATTACCAAGGTTTATCTAGTCTACCAAAAGATGCATCACCGGTAAGATTAAGAAATAGAGATTCATTAGACGGTAGACCAAGAGCATATATGAGAAAATTCGGTGTATCTCGTATAACATTCAGAGAATTAGCACACAAGGGAGAAATTCCTGGTGTTAAAAAAGCTAGCTGGTAA
- the rpsH gene encoding 30S ribosomal protein S8: MVMTDPIADLLTRIRNANKARHPKVDMPSSKLKLEILKVMKQEGFIKDFSVNKDKFPKITVTLKYSDTNERVIKGLKRISKPGLRVYASIDNLPRVLNGLGVALVSTSKGILTDREARQQQIGGEVLAYVW; encoded by the coding sequence ATGGTTATGACTGATCCAATTGCGGACCTATTAACGCGAATCCGTAATGCGAATAAAGCGCGTCATCCTAAAGTTGATATGCCATCTTCAAAACTTAAGTTAGAAATACTTAAAGTTATGAAGCAAGAAGGATTTATTAAAGACTTTTCAGTAAACAAGGATAAATTTCCGAAAATTACTGTAACTTTAAAATATTCTGATACAAATGAGCGTGTCATCAAAGGATTAAAAAGGATATCGAAGCCAGGTCTTCGTGTCTATGCAAGTATAGATAACTTACCACGTGTACTAAATGGTTTAGGTGTGGCATTAGTATCTACATCAAAAGGAATTTTAACAGACCGTGAAGCTCGTCAACAACAAATTGGTGGCGAAGTTCTAGCGTATGTCTGGTAA
- the rplF gene encoding 50S ribosomal protein L6: MSRIGNKVIVVPAGVTVDIKEGNFLTVKGPKGQLEKQLNSDLSITLEGNLLTVKRPNNEMFMRKIHGTTRALLFNMVHGVSEGFSKKLEIKGVGYRAQLQGNTLVLQLGFSHNIEMPLPEGISLDVPKNTEITVNGIDKAVVGQFAAEIRKHRKPEPYKGKGIRYVDEYVARKAGKTAK; encoded by the coding sequence ATGAGTCGTATAGGCAATAAAGTTATTGTTGTTCCTGCTGGTGTTACCGTTGACATTAAAGAAGGAAACTTCTTAACTGTTAAAGGGCCAAAAGGTCAACTTGAAAAACAATTAAACTCAGATTTAAGCATTACATTAGAAGGAAACTTACTAACTGTAAAACGTCCAAACAATGAAATGTTCATGAGAAAAATCCACGGAACAACTCGTGCCCTATTATTTAATATGGTACATGGTGTATCTGAAGGATTCTCTAAGAAATTAGAAATCAAAGGGGTTGGGTATAGAGCTCAACTTCAAGGTAACACTTTAGTATTACAATTAGGTTTCTCACACAATATTGAAATGCCATTACCAGAAGGTATTTCATTAGATGTTCCTAAAAATACTGAAATTACTGTAAATGGTATTGATAAAGCGGTTGTAGGACAATTCGCTGCAGAAATTAGAAAACACAGAAAACCAGAACCTTACAAAGGCAAAGGTATTCGTTATGTTGACGAATATGTTGCTCGTAAAGCTGGTAAAACTGCGAAGTAA
- the rplR gene encoding 50S ribosomal protein L18 gives MINKKSSNETRQKRHLRIRKHVIGTPDRPRLNVFRSNTAIYVQIINDETHNTLTSANTKELKVGANIEGAAALGKAVAEQALKLGITKVVFDRGGYLYHGRIKALADAARAAGLEF, from the coding sequence ATGATTAATAAAAAATCATCTAACGAGACGAGACAAAAAAGACATTTAAGAATCAGAAAACATGTCATCGGTACTCCAGATCGTCCAAGATTAAACGTATTTCGTTCCAATACCGCGATTTATGTTCAAATCATTAATGACGAAACTCATAACACACTAACAAGTGCAAACACAAAAGAACTAAAAGTGGGTGCTAACATTGAAGGTGCTGCAGCATTAGGTAAAGCTGTTGCTGAGCAAGCTTTAAAGTTAGGTATCACAAAAGTTGTCTTTGACCGCGGTGGTTATTTATACCACGGACGTATAAAGGCATTAGCTGATGCAGCAAGAGCTGCCGGCTTAGAATTCTAG
- the rpsE gene encoding 30S ribosomal protein S5, producing the protein MAQNFTDNKEEIVFEEEVVAINRVTKVVKGGRRFRFAALVVVGNKQGKVGFGTGKATEVPEAIKKAVENAKRNIIDIPLKNSTIPHQVLGVFGGGRIVIKPAAPGTGIIAGGAARIIFDLAGIHDVLSKSLGSKTAINVVRATFQGLESLTTPEAVAKLRGVSIENLV; encoded by the coding sequence ATGGCACAAAATTTTACAGATAACAAAGAAGAAATCGTTTTTGAAGAAGAAGTTGTAGCGATTAATCGTGTAACTAAAGTCGTTAAAGGTGGACGCCGTTTCCGTTTTGCTGCACTTGTTGTTGTAGGTAACAAACAAGGTAAAGTTGGTTTTGGTACAGGTAAAGCTACTGAAGTACCTGAAGCAATTAAAAAAGCAGTGGAAAATGCTAAGAGAAATATTATTGATATTCCGTTAAAGAACTCTACAATTCCTCACCAAGTACTAGGCGTATTCGGTGGTGGACGTATCGTTATTAAACCTGCTGCACCTGGTACAGGGATCATTGCAGGTGGTGCGGCTCGTATCATCTTTGACTTAGCTGGTATCCATGACGTATTAAGTAAATCATTAGGTTCTAAAACTGCAATTAACGTAGTGCGTGCTACTTTCCAAGGTTTAGAATCTCTAACAACACCAGAAGCTGTAGCTAAGCTACGTGGTGTATCTATCGAGAACTTGGTGTAA
- the rpmD gene encoding 50S ribosomal protein L30, which yields MLKITLKKSLIGRRPNQVKTAHALGLRKIGQSVSKVENDAINGMINTIGHLVVVEKE from the coding sequence ATGTTAAAGATTACATTAAAAAAATCATTAATCGGTAGACGTCCAAACCAAGTTAAAACCGCTCACGCACTCGGTTTAAGAAAAATTGGACAAAGTGTTTCAAAAGTAGAAAATGACGCTATCAACGGAATGATCAACACAATTGGTCACCTAGTTGTAGTGGAAAAAGAATAA
- the rplO gene encoding 50S ribosomal protein L15, whose amino-acid sequence MILSNLKPVPGARHSKKRLGRGPGSGTGKTSGKGHKGQKARSGGGVRPGFEGGQIPFFQRIPKRGFNNHTRVEYAIVNTKELNVFEDGTVVTPELLLQTKLVSKVLAGVKILADGKLEKKLTVKANKFSNSAKEAIEAAGGTIEVI is encoded by the coding sequence ATGATATTAAGCAATTTAAAACCAGTTCCTGGAGCGAGACATTCTAAAAAACGTTTAGGACGCGGACCAGGTAGTGGTACAGGTAAAACCTCTGGTAAAGGACATAAAGGTCAAAAAGCAAGATCTGGTGGCGGTGTACGTCCAGGATTCGAAGGTGGACAAATTCCATTCTTCCAACGTATTCCAAAACGTGGATTCAACAACCACACTAGAGTAGAGTACGCGATTGTGAATACCAAAGAGCTCAATGTTTTTGAAGACGGTACTGTCGTAACACCTGAATTACTATTACAAACTAAATTAGTTTCTAAAGTACTAGCAGGCGTTAAAATATTAGCTGATGGAAAGTTAGAGAAAAAGCTAACTGTTAAAGCAAACAAATTCTCAAACAGTGCTAAAGAAGCAATTGAAGCAGCTGGTGGAACAATCGAGGTGATCTAA